The sequence CAAAGCTATAGCGTGTGCCTGATGATGCTTCACGAGTGACGACCGCAATCGTTTGGTCTTGTCCACCTAGCTCTTTCCAGTTGGTAATTTGACCCTTGTAAATTTTGTACAGTTGTTCACGGGTGAGGTCATCGACTGGGTTTGCTGGGTTAACCACGACGGTCAAACCATCAAATGCGAGTTGAGCAACAGTATAGTTTTCGCTTTGCTCTCTCTCAGTGAGGTAACGTGAAGTCATCGCTACATCAATCACGCCTTTTTGCACCAGGGTTAAGCCTGCAGTTGAGCCAATTCCTTGTACGGCTATATAGGATTCAGGGTGGGTTTGGTTGTAGTCTTCAGCGAGCACATCCATGATGCGTGAAACGGAAGTAGAACCCGACACGTTTACTTCATTTGCCATGGTATGGCTTGCGAGCAAGCCGGTTGATAGCATCAAAGTCATTAAGACTCGAAACATAATTAACTCCGTTGTTTATCCATATAAGGGAAGCGTTGGTTACTATATTTCTTTCTTATGACATTTTTGTGAACTAGAAACGATAGCTGTCTGAATTTGAGGCATTTATTGACCTAGACCTTAACGTTGTTCAGGAAGACGTGGCAAGCTAGTTTGCAGGACTTGATGAAAGTTATATCAATAGTCACTACGTAGTCTAAAATTGGATAAAGATTAATCATCGCCAGAGGGTGGATGGTCAAAGAAGTTATCGCAGGGAGTCGATATGAGTTTGGTGAACTTGTTACAGAGGCAAGTAGAGACGCGGGCAAGCTCGGCCTGTCATAACCGCAACCGGAACTTGCCTGTAGACTTAGGTGTGTCTTGTTTTGAAACGATTCCAGATGGTGTCGAGTTCATTAAGAAACACTACTTGCTGGATTCAAAATACAGTGACTACTCTGTTGGTGTTGCGCGTATCACCTGGAACCATGACACGCGTTTGTGGGAGTTGCGCGTTCCCAATGAGCAATCTACTCAAGAGCTACTTAAGTGGATTTTATACCCCTATCTATCAAGCAGTAGCGATCTCACTGCCTTGATTCGAGAAGTCGAGAAAGACCCCAAGGACTACTTTTGGTAAGCATTATCCTTGGTCACTATGATTGCACGTCTTTGTGAGTGCTACGGCTGATATCTACCCGGTTTGTGGTTCATCGCTATGATGAGATTAGTAATGATGGCTGCGCCGATGGACAAACCAATGACCCATAGATTCATGATGAAAAACGACATGGCGACGATAGTACAATCGAGTGCCATTTGAACCTTGCCTGCTCGAATGTTGAAACGCTCTTGCAGAAATAGCGCTAAAATATTGAAGCCACCTAAGCTCATTTTATGGCGGAATATCACCAGCATCCCGACACCAATTAAACCGCCGCCAATCGCCGCACCATAGATCTCATTCACCACGGCAAAGTCTAATACGTGGTGTAGGTTGTCTACCATGAATGAAACTAGAGAGACGGCAATAAAAGTATTAAGCGTAAAGCGCCAACCCATTCGAGTAATGGATAGCCAGTAAAAGGGCAGGTTGATGGCAAAGAATATTTGACCAAAGGTGAAGTCAGAGACTTTCGTGATAAACAGCGCCAATCCGGCAGTGCCACCGGTTAAGAGTCCAACCTGATTAAAGAAGTGTACGCCAAGTGACACCAGCGCGCAGCCTAGCACTAAAGCAAAGAGGTTTTCCGTTAAAGAATGTTCAGTATCCATTTTGAGTGTTTCCAAATCCGTTTGTTCATAGGATAGTGATCGCGCTTTCATTGTCTATTCAGGCACAGAGATTGATGTCCCACAGGAGTGTAAAGCAATCTTTGCATCCAAGTTCACTCTTGGTGCAAAAGCTAACGAACAACCGACTCGAGCCCACAAAAAAAGCCAGACTTGAATGTCCGGC comes from Vibrio astriarenae and encodes:
- a CDS encoding YitT family protein, which produces MDTEHSLTENLFALVLGCALVSLGVHFFNQVGLLTGGTAGLALFITKVSDFTFGQIFFAINLPFYWLSITRMGWRFTLNTFIAVSLVSFMVDNLHHVLDFAVVNEIYGAAIGGGLIGVGMLVIFRHKMSLGGFNILALFLQERFNIRAGKVQMALDCTIVAMSFFIMNLWVIGLSIGAAIITNLIIAMNHKPGRYQP
- a CDS encoding DUF3024 domain-containing protein produces the protein MSLVNLLQRQVETRASSACHNRNRNLPVDLGVSCFETIPDGVEFIKKHYLLDSKYSDYSVGVARITWNHDTRLWELRVPNEQSTQELLKWILYPYLSSSSDLTALIREVEKDPKDYFW
- a CDS encoding phosphate ABC transporter substrate-binding protein, producing MFRVLMTLMLSTGLLASHTMANEVNVSGSTSVSRIMDVLAEDYNQTHPESYIAVQGIGSTAGLTLVQKGVIDVAMTSRYLTEREQSENYTVAQLAFDGLTVVVNPANPVDDLTREQLYKIYKGQITNWKELGGQDQTIAVVTREASSGTRYSFESLIGLTKVINDRSVSDINPNNLVVNSNSMVKTLVNHNKQAIGFISTGSVDRSVKAVTFEGVVGDNDTIAKGQYALSRPFLLVYNPEKLTNDAKAFLKFLTSNQAQVLIEEYGYTPLPSEK